In the Desulfuromonas sp. DDH964 genome, CGCGGCCCACCAGGTGCGCCGCGAATCGGGTTTTTCGGTCCTCTACGGGCCGGTGCGCGCGGCCGACCTGCCCGCCTTTCTCGCCACCGGGAATCAGGCCACCCCGGCCATGCGCCGGGTCAGCTTCACGACCGCGGAGCGGTTTGCGCTCACCCCGGTGGAGCTGACCTCGATGCTGCGGCCGCTCGGCTGGGGAATTCTCCTGCTGCTCCTCCTCGGCCTCGCCGGGCCGCAACTGCTCCATCCCGGGGCCGCCCTCGGCCGGGGACTGGCCGCCATTGCCGCCGGCCTCGCCGGGGTGGTGACCGGGGCGGTGCTGACGCCGCTACTCCTCCCCTGGCTCCCCCCCCGGGCCTTCGCCGCCAAGGGGGCCATGAGCGGAGGCGTGGTGGCCCTTTTCGGCCTCGCCTGCTCCTGGGAAGGGCTCGGCCCCTGGAACGGCGCCGCCCTGCTGCTGGCGCTGCCGGCCGTCGCCTCCTGGTGCGCCATGAATTTCACCGGTTCCAGCACCTTCACCTCCCCTTCCGGGGTCGAAAAGGAGATGCGCCGCGCTATCCCCCTGCAGGGGCTGGCGGTGCTCGTCGCTGGCGTGTTGTGGATTTACGGGGGGTTCGTCGGGGGATGAAAATGGCGGAGAAACTCGTTTATCTGGAAGGGGTCAGCACCCTCAAACTCGATCGCGAGCGCTGCATCGGCTGTGGTCTTTGCGCCGTCGTCTGCCCCCATGCCGTCTTCCTGGTCGAAGCCGGCAAGGCCGAAATCACCGCCCTCGATCGCTGCATGGAATGCGGCGCCTGCGCCCGCAACTGCCCGGTGACGGCGCTCCAGGTCAAGGCCGGGGTCGGCTGCGCCAGCGCGATCATCCACAGCTGGCTGACCGGCGAGGAACCGTCCTGCGACTGCGGCGGGTCGAGCTGCTGACCCGCGCTTGCCCCTTCAGCCCTGCAGCTGTTTAAGGGTGGTGTCGGCAACGGTCGCCCCGATACTCAGGGACGCGGTCGCGGCCGGGGACGGCGCATTGAGCAGGTGAACCATCCCCTCCCCCTCCAGGATATGAAAGTCGTCGAGCAGGGAACCATCGGCGGCAATCGCCTGGGCGCGGACACCTGCGCCGCCCCGTTCCACATCCTCTTCGCGCAGCGCCGGAATCAGCCGCTGCAGGTCCCGCACAAAGAGCCCCTTGCTGAAGGAACGCTGGAACTCTCCCAGCCCCTTGTCCCAGTAACGCGCCGCCAGGTGCCAGAAACCCGGATAGGTGAAGGTCGCCAGGCTGTCGCGCAGCGACCAGCTGAGGCGGTCGTACCCCTCGCGGCGAAAGGCGAGCACCGCGTTGGGCCCGGCTTCCACCCGGCCGTCGATCATGCGGGTGAAATGGACACCGAGAAAGGGAAACGCCGGGTCGGGAACCGGATAGATGAGGTTGCGTACCAGCGATCTCGCCGCCGGCCGCAGCAGGTAGTATTCGCCGCGAAAGGGGACAATGCGCACGCCGGGGCGAAGACCGGCGAGGACCGCCACCCGGTCGCACTGCAATCCGGCGCAGTTGACGATCTGGCGGGCCAGCACGCTGCCGCCGGGAGTCCCGAGACGGAAATGATCCCCATCCCGGCGGATGCTCTGCACCTCGCTGCAAAGGCGCACCTCCCCGCCCCCCTGCTGCACCCGGCGCGCCAGGGCTTCGGTCACCGCGACATAGTCGACGATTCCGGTCTGGGGGACAAAAAGACCGGCGAGCCCGGCGACCTCCGGTTCATGGTCATGCAGACCGGACTCATCGAGACGCAGGATTCCTTCCAGGCCATTGGCCCGGCCGCGCCGCTCCAGTTCATCGAGGAGGGGAAGCTCTTCCTCGCTGCCGGCAACCACCAGTTTGCCACAGCGCTCGTGGGCTATCCCCTCGGCGGCACAAAAGGCGTAGAGGGCAACCCGTCCGGAGCTGCAATTGGTGGCTTTGAGCGAGCCCGGGCGGTAATAGAGCCCGGAGTGAATGACTCCGCTGTTATGGCCGGTCTGGTGGGCGGCCAGCTGCGGCTCCTTCTCGAGCAGCAGAACCTTCAGGCCCGGCGCCCGTTCCAGGAGAGCCGCCGCCGTCGCGCAGCCGAGGATACCGCCGCCAATCACGACGACATCGGCGATGGCGTCGGCCGGAACGCTATTTTTTGTCACTGTTTTGCACCAGGACCTCGACCTCGAGGCGAACATCGTCGATATTCACCCGTGCCACCTTCCCCCCTTCCCGTTCACAGCGGACCAGCCCGGCATCGACCCAACTGAGCACCTGACTCGTGTTGACCCCAAACTTGGCCGCGGCATCCTCAGCGGCATACCAGGTTTTGACCAGCGACATCGAATCCTCCTTTTTTTCCCCTCGGGTTTGGTCTATTATAACCGCCTGAAACCGCCCTGTCCCGACCGCGGCTTGCCTTTCCGGGACGGACGCCCGCACCGCAGCATTCTGACCCAGTAGCGGCCCAACGAAAATCATGAGACATTCGATCCTGATCATCGATGATTCCCGAACCTCCCGGCTCCAGGTGCGCGAGATCATCGAACCGACAGGGCTTTTTTGCGAGTTCCGCGAGGCTGCCGATGGCCTGGAGGGATTCAAGCAACTCCTCGACCGGCCGGCGGACATTATCCTCTGCGATCTCGAAATGCCGGGCCTGGACGGCGGCAAGTTCCTGCAGCTGCTCGCCGGACGCCAGGAGCTGGCCAACCTGCCGGTCATCATGCTCACCGGCCACGAGGATCAGGAAGCAAAAGTCCGCCTGCTGGGCCAGGGCGCCAGCGACTACGTCACCAAGCCCTTCAATCCGGGTGAGCTCCTCGCCCGGGTCAAGGTCCAGCTCAAAATCAAGACCCTCCAGGACAGCCTGCGGGAAAGCAACCTGCGCCTGAAGGAGCTGGCCGCCACCGACCCGCTGACCGGGCTCGCCAATCGCCGCACCCTGATGAGTACCCTGGAACGGGAATTCCGCCGCAGCCAGCGCAACGGCGCGCCCCTGTCGCTGCTGATGGTGGATATCGACCACTTCAAACAGGTCAACGACCGCTACGGCCACCAGCAGGGGGACGCAGTGCTGACGACGGTGGCCGGAATCCTGCGCCGCCACCTGCGCCCCTACGACCTCGCGGCCCGCTTTGGCGGCGAGGAATTCAGCCTGGTCCTTCCCGAGACCGGTCTCGACGAAGCGGTCAGGGTCGGAGAGCGGATTCGGTTGGCGGTAGCCGGTCAGGCCTTTCCCGGCCCCCTCGTCGACCTGGAACTGACGGTGAGCCTCGGGGCGGCGGTCTTCCCGGCCCCCGGCATTGGCAGCGACGAGGATCTGATCCGGGTGGCCGATCATGCGCTCTACCAGGCCAAAGACTCCGGGCGCAATCGCCTGCAGGCTGCCGGTAACGGAACCGACTCCCTCCCCGTCCCCTTCGCCCCCTGATACTGGTTCCGGATGCCCCCCACAACCCTCTGGTCGGATCGATGAAAAAATTCTGCGTCCAGCTCACCGGCCACAACTATCTCCTCCCCTACGACGGCGAGCCGCGCAAGATGGGGTTCCGGGCGACCCGGATCGTCCGTGCCAACAGCCCCGAGGAGGCCGGCGTCCTCGCCCTGCGCAGCCTGGTCCGCGATCCCCGGCTGGTCAATGACCTGCTCAACGGGCGCCAGGACCCCTCGACGCTGGCGATCGACTCCATCCAGCGGCTCGGCCTTTTCAAAGGGTGGTCAACGGCCGGAAAGGGACTCGATTTTTTCTTCGAGGATCTGCCGGGAGATACGTCGTCCCGCGAAGAGACGTCATGAAATCATCCAAAACCAATTCAAGGCTCGTCTACAGCAGTGAGCAGGGACGGATCTGCCCCGCCTGCGAAAAACCCGCTGCGGCCTGCAGCTGCTCCCGCACCCCGGAGCCCCCCCGGGGGAATGGCGCGGTCCGGGTCGGTCGCGAAACCAAGGGGCGCAAGGGGAAGGGGGTGACCACCATCTCCGGACTCCCCCTCGATGAGGCGGGATTGGACAAGCTCGCCTCGGAACTGAAAAAGCGCTGCGGGTGCGGCGGGACGGTCAGGGATGGGGTAATCGAGATCCAGGGTGACCAGCGCGAACTGCTGCTGGCGGAGCTGCTCAGCCGCGGCTGGAGCGCCAAAAAGAGCGGCGGCTGAAGCGTCGCCAAATTTTGACCTGACAGGAAAGGGGCGTCCCGGCGGGGACGCCCCTTTCCTGTTGCAGCGGCCATCGCCTCACTCCCGCGCGAGGCGGATATCGTCGTACCAGGCCCGGACCGCATCACCGGTGTTGTCGGTATCGGTCATCAGGGCAATCGCGCCGACCGCCGGGGGATCGCTGCCGAAGGCGCGGCGGTAGTCGGCGACGACGTTGCGCCGCTCTTCCACCCACTCGCCGACGCGCTCCGGTCCGCTCTCAACGGCAATCATCATCGCATTGGCGGTAAAGGGGTTGGGCAGGAGGGCTTCCTTGGGAAGCTTGTTGGCCCAGATGTAGTTGAGAGACCTGGTTTTCGGAAAGAACCAGCTCGGGAAGACGACGTAAAGCCGCGCCGGATAGTCGTCGCCGCCCTTGTGGCGGGCGTCGCCGGCAGCGAGCACCTTCTCCACCTTCCAGCGCCAGGCGAGGACCGGCCAGTTCTGGGGATCGTACTCGATCTTGTAGACCAGACCCGAGGCGGCGGCGCGGCTGTCGGCGGCGAGGACATGTCCGCCCCCGTCGGCCACCACCCGGTAGCTCGTTTCGCCGGCGAAGGATTTCTGCCTCCAGCCCGGCGCGAGGCCGTGCTCGAAATCGTCGATGGACCGGACATCGCTGCCGGCGCCGACACTCCCGGACAGCAGCCCGAACCAGAGCGTCAGTAACAGCATCCTTCTCCCCACACATCCCCTCAAGCCAGAAAATCCCGGGGTTTGCGACTCTCCGCTTCATTGACAACGCGGATGGCGCTGCGCCCGTCAAGGGGGCAGCGAGTTTCGCAGATGCCACAGCCGATACAGCGCTCCTTAACTACCCGCGGCAACTTCAAAAGCCGCGGCTCACTGCCGACCAGCACCTGCCGCTCCGTGAAGACAATCGCTTTTTCTCCGGTTGGGCAGTGTTCCTCGCAGACCAGACATTCCTCGCCACGGGCAAAGGGAAGGCAGCGGTCCTTGTCGAAGACGGCGATACCGATCACCGTCTTGCGCTTCTTCTCCAGCGGCAGGAATTCGATAGCCCCGGTCGGACAGACCTGACCGCACAGGGTGCAATTGTATTCGCAGTAGCCGATACGCGGCACCACCAGCGGCGACCAGAGTCCCGCGCCGCCGGCCTCGAACAGGGCCGGATGGAGGGCGCCGCCAATGCAGACCTTCATGCACTCGCCGCAGCGGATACAGCGTTGCAGAAACTCCTGCTCGGCCCGGGCCCCGGGGGGGCGTAGCAGGAAGGAATGTTGCCGATCCAGCGCCGGGGCCACCCTACTGACCGGAGCCAGGATCGCACCGGCCGCCAGGGAGGTCAGAATTCCGCGCCGCTTCAGGTCGATCTCGCCCCCTTCAGGCGGCCGCCGAAAACCGAAATTGACCCGGGTCTCCGGGCAGTAATCCTCGCAATCGAAACAGACCAGACACTCCTCCTGACGCCAACCCTTTCCGCTGACCGCCCCACTACGACAGGCATTGCTGCAGACGCGGCAGTCGGGACAGAGGCCGGAGGGAGTACGCTGCAGCAGCGCATAGCGGCTGCAGATTCCGAGCAGGGCGCCAAGGGGGCAGAGGTTTTTGCACCAGAAGCGCCGCTCCACTTTCTCCAGCAGCAGAATGGCGAAAAAGACCAGGCAGGTGAAGAGGGCCAGGCGAAAGGCCGGGGGATGAAACGCCAGGATATGGTCCCGTGAAAATGGATAGATTGCATCGAGACCGGAGGAGACCAGGGGGACCCGATGGGAATAGAAAAAGTCGAAAAGGGCGTTGGCGACCAGGTTGACGGCCGGATAGATGGCGAGGGTCAGGGTGCGCAGGAAGATGGCGAGCGGGTCGAACAGGCCGATCACCTGGAGCCCGCCCAGGGCCGCCATCAGCAACAGCAGCAGGAGGTAGAACTTGACCCGCCGCCAGGCCGGGCGCACCGGTCCGCCGCCGCGACCGACCAGCCGGCCGAGACCGTCGAGGGAGGTTCCCAGGGGGCAGAGCCAGCCGCAGAAAAACCGGCCGAACAGGACGGTCAGCGCGACCAGCAGCAGGGCCGGCCAGAGCAGGCCCCAGACGAAGGAGCCGGGGGCAAAGGCTACCGCCAGCGCGGCCAGCGGATCGAGACGAAACAAAAGGCCGACCGGATAGGGGAGCAGGTCCTGGCCCCGGTACTCGGTCTGGACAAAGAGCCAGAGGACGCCGCACAGGGCGAGAATCTGCACCAGGATGCGAATTTTATGGAGAGGAATTTTTCGTGGCACGCTACTCGGCTTTCGCCCCCTTGACCGGGAAAATTTCAGCGTTTCCTCCCGTCAGCACCAGCGAGGGTCCGGCGCCGCTGTCGAGACCGGGAGATGGGGCTAAACCATCTTTACCTGTTTGAGGTCCATCACCCCGAGCCCCCGCTGTGCTGCGGCGACGATGGTGGCAATCTCCTCCGGGCGCCGGCCGAGCAGAGTGGCACCAAAGGCGTCGGCGGCGACGATATCCGCCGAAGCGACCAGGGTGTCAAGAACCCTGACATCCTCCAGCCGCCCCCCCTGGGGACCATTGGCAACCAGAACCCGGGTGGCATCGATCAGGGTCAGATCGGCATGCACCACGCAGTTGATGTCGACCAGGGCTTCGGCAATATCGCGATGCAATTGGCCGCGATTGCCGCCCAGTACCCCCATCAGGTTCTTCATCCCCAGGGTCACGGTGGAGATCGAATGGTGCTTGGCAATCGGCAGGTTGATGAGACGATCAGCTTCCAGCGCTGGTCGGTAAAAGGACCAGCGAGAGAGGTGTACCCCCTTCTCGATGTCGATCTCCTGAAAGGCGCGGCGATCGATATGTTCGATCCGCACCCGGTCGGAAGCGAGGCTCTCGATGGCGGTCTGGATGCCGCTCTCCACATAGCAGCGACGTGGATCATTGCAGGTGCGATCGAACACCGTGACCTGCCGGGCGCCGGCTTCCAGGCAAAGCTCGGCGACGGTCTTCACCACCAGGGGGTGGGTATTGGCAGCCAGTTCGACAGTGCGATCCCAGCCGATATTCGGCTTGAGGACCACCGTCTCCCCCGCCTTGACAAAGTGGCCGATTCCGCCAAGGGCCCCCAGCGTTTCCCGCACCAGGGTCGGGATATCGCTGCCGCGCCGCACCGCCAGTTCAGGCGCCGGAGAGCCGGCCAGGGCGTTGACCGGGCGCAGGGTCAGAATCGGCACGGCGCCGGCGGCCAGGCCGCAGGCCGTCGTCTGCAGCAGGGCGCGAATGAAGCGCCGCCGGTCCCGGTCGACAGGACGGTTGCTGGAGAGACTGTGCATCAGATCAGCCGATTATCCTTGAGGAAACTGCGCGCCACCTCGCGGACCTTGCCGGAGGCGGCCTGTGCCTCAAGCCGCTTCATGGTGGCACCGTCAATGGTCCCCCCCAGCTTGTTGATCAGTCGGGTCAGGGCCGGAAACTTTTTCAGGGTATCCTTGCGCACCACCGGCGCCGCTTCGGCGGGGATGGCGGTCGTCACGGCGCCCGGCTCGTCAAAACCGAAGGGCTGCAGCCAGATCAGGTTGAGATCCTGGTTGTAACGGGTCTTGACCACCTCGAACAAGGCTTTCGGATCGGCGATCGCCTCTCCGTGGAGGACGTTCAGCTGTCCAGCGCCGGTATATTCGACCGAGATGTCGAGTTCGGCCTTGAGTAAGGCCTCGTGCGCGGCCTGCGGGGAGGCGACGCGGATCACCTTGACGGTGGTGCCGGTCCGCTCGCCGATCAGCAGGGCGATGATTTCGGCGAGAAGGTCCTGCTGAACCGTCCCCGTTGAAGCGATCACCAGGGTCTTGCCGACACAGCCTTGGGCCGACGGGACCGGGACCGTCAAAGAGACCGCCAGGGCGAGGGTCAGAAACAGAAGCAGGGAACGAAGAATCTTTTGCGGCATGGATAACTCCTTGTTGCAGAAATTTACCAGGAAAGACCGGCCGGGGCGGCCAATGGGTCGGGAGCCGTCACCGCGCCCAGTGTAGCATCGTAACGACGATCGAAGAAGCGGGCGGCGATAGCCGCCGGGTCGGTTGCTCCCCACCAGTTGCGGGGGAAACTCAGATCCTGGCGCTGCTCGGCGCCCAGTTTAACATGATAACTGCGATTGCCGGCAAGGTCGTTGTCACGGAACTGCACCCCGTTGGCACAGCGGGTGACGGCAAAAATACCGACATCGTTGGCATCGATCCGGTTGTGGTGGACCGTGCCGGTCGAACGCCGTTCTTCATAGCGAATCCC is a window encoding:
- a CDS encoding DUF362 domain-containing protein: MHSLSSNRPVDRDRRRFIRALLQTTACGLAAGAVPILTLRPVNALAGSPAPELAVRRGSDIPTLVRETLGALGGIGHFVKAGETVVLKPNIGWDRTVELAANTHPLVVKTVAELCLEAGARQVTVFDRTCNDPRRCYVESGIQTAIESLASDRVRIEHIDRRAFQEIDIEKGVHLSRWSFYRPALEADRLINLPIAKHHSISTVTLGMKNLMGVLGGNRGQLHRDIAEALVDINCVVHADLTLIDATRVLVANGPQGGRLEDVRVLDTLVASADIVAADAFGATLLGRRPEEIATIVAAAQRGLGVMDLKQVKMV
- a CDS encoding DUF3047 domain-containing protein, which translates into the protein MLLLTLWFGLLSGSVGAGSDVRSIDDFEHGLAPGWRQKSFAGETSYRVVADGGGHVLAADSRAAASGLVYKIEYDPQNWPVLAWRWKVEKVLAAGDARHKGGDDYPARLYVVFPSWFFPKTRSLNYIWANKLPKEALLPNPFTANAMMIAVESGPERVGEWVEERRNVVADYRRAFGSDPPAVGAIALMTDTDNTGDAVRAWYDDIRLARE
- a CDS encoding MerR family transcriptional regulator — protein: MSLVKTWYAAEDAAAKFGVNTSQVLSWVDAGLVRCEREGGKVARVNIDDVRLEVEVLVQNSDKK
- a CDS encoding diguanylate cyclase, encoding MRHSILIIDDSRTSRLQVREIIEPTGLFCEFREAADGLEGFKQLLDRPADIILCDLEMPGLDGGKFLQLLAGRQELANLPVIMLTGHEDQEAKVRLLGQGASDYVTKPFNPGELLARVKVQLKIKTLQDSLRESNLRLKELAATDPLTGLANRRTLMSTLEREFRRSQRNGAPLSLLMVDIDHFKQVNDRYGHQQGDAVLTTVAGILRRHLRPYDLAARFGGEEFSLVLPETGLDEAVRVGERIRLAVAGQAFPGPLVDLELTVSLGAAVFPAPGIGSDEDLIRVADHALYQAKDSGRNRLQAAGNGTDSLPVPFAP
- a CDS encoding glycine betaine ABC transporter substrate-binding protein; translated protein: MPQKILRSLLLFLTLALAVSLTVPVPSAQGCVGKTLVIASTGTVQQDLLAEIIALLIGERTGTTVKVIRVASPQAAHEALLKAELDISVEYTGAGQLNVLHGEAIADPKALFEVVKTRYNQDLNLIWLQPFGFDEPGAVTTAIPAEAAPVVRKDTLKKFPALTRLINKLGGTIDGATMKRLEAQAASGKVREVARSFLKDNRLI
- a CDS encoding 4Fe-4S binding protein, with product MPRKIPLHKIRILVQILALCGVLWLFVQTEYRGQDLLPYPVGLLFRLDPLAALAVAFAPGSFVWGLLWPALLLVALTVLFGRFFCGWLCPLGTSLDGLGRLVGRGGGPVRPAWRRVKFYLLLLLLMAALGGLQVIGLFDPLAIFLRTLTLAIYPAVNLVANALFDFFYSHRVPLVSSGLDAIYPFSRDHILAFHPPAFRLALFTCLVFFAILLLEKVERRFWCKNLCPLGALLGICSRYALLQRTPSGLCPDCRVCSNACRSGAVSGKGWRQEECLVCFDCEDYCPETRVNFGFRRPPEGGEIDLKRRGILTSLAAGAILAPVSRVAPALDRQHSFLLRPPGARAEQEFLQRCIRCGECMKVCIGGALHPALFEAGGAGLWSPLVVPRIGYCEYNCTLCGQVCPTGAIEFLPLEKKRKTVIGIAVFDKDRCLPFARGEECLVCEEHCPTGEKAIVFTERQVLVGSEPRLLKLPRVVKERCIGCGICETRCPLDGRSAIRVVNEAESRKPRDFLA
- the hgcB gene encoding mercury methylation ferredoxin HgcB codes for the protein MAEKLVYLEGVSTLKLDRERCIGCGLCAVVCPHAVFLVEAGKAEITALDRCMECGACARNCPVTALQVKAGVGCASAIIHSWLTGEEPSCDCGGSSC
- a CDS encoding translation initiation factor Sui1, with amino-acid sequence MKSSKTNSRLVYSSEQGRICPACEKPAAACSCSRTPEPPRGNGAVRVGRETKGRKGKGVTTISGLPLDEAGLDKLASELKKRCGCGGTVRDGVIEIQGDQRELLLAELLSRGWSAKKSGG
- the lhgO gene encoding L-2-hydroxyglutarate oxidase; the protein is MTKNSVPADAIADVVVIGGGILGCATAAALLERAPGLKVLLLEKEPQLAAHQTGHNSGVIHSGLYYRPGSLKATNCSSGRVALYAFCAAEGIAHERCGKLVVAGSEEELPLLDELERRGRANGLEGILRLDESGLHDHEPEVAGLAGLFVPQTGIVDYVAVTEALARRVQQGGGEVRLCSEVQSIRRDGDHFRLGTPGGSVLARQIVNCAGLQCDRVAVLAGLRPGVRIVPFRGEYYLLRPAARSLVRNLIYPVPDPAFPFLGVHFTRMIDGRVEAGPNAVLAFRREGYDRLSWSLRDSLATFTYPGFWHLAARYWDKGLGEFQRSFSKGLFVRDLQRLIPALREEDVERGGAGVRAQAIAADGSLLDDFHILEGEGMVHLLNAPSPAATASLSIGATVADTTLKQLQG
- the hgcA gene encoding mercury methylation corrinoid protein HgcA, whose translation is MESAAPAVPAAVTCCPPPAGGGAQAGERPGLRLWPFVCGWLDTPAGPVPQVETRQRPNDLFGRWQMRWGLGRMRYRIAPGLYAIGNPDSAAPVLVTANYKLTFDSLRRELTGLDAWILVLETFGINVWCAAGKGTFGTDEVIRRLRASGLDQVVAHRTLILPQLGAPGVAAHQVRRESGFSVLYGPVRAADLPAFLATGNQATPAMRRVSFTTAERFALTPVELTSMLRPLGWGILLLLLLGLAGPQLLHPGAALGRGLAAIAAGLAGVVTGAVLTPLLLPWLPPRAFAAKGAMSGGVVALFGLACSWEGLGPWNGAALLLALPAVASWCAMNFTGSSTFTSPSGVEKEMRRAIPLQGLAVLVAGVLWIYGGFVGG